Part of the Candidatus Krumholzibacteriia bacterium genome, TCGATCGCCTTGTCGGGCAGGAAGCGATCGGTGATGTAGCGATGGCTGAGCGTGGCGGCGGCGACCAGTGCCGCGTCCTGGATCCGCACGCCGTGGTGCAGCTCGTAGCGCTCGCGCAGACCGCGCAGGATACTTACGGTGTCCTCGACGGTCGGCGCGTCGACCTGCACGGGCTGGAAGCGACGTTCCAGGGCGGCGTCCTTCTCGATCCGCTGGCGGTACTCGTCGAGCGTCGTGGCGCCGATGCAGTGCAGTTCGCCGCGGGCCAGCATGGGTTTGAGCATGTTGCCGGCGTCGGGTGAACCCTCGGTCTTGCCCGCGCCGACGATGTTGTGCAGCTCGTCGATGAACAGCAGGATGCGACCCTCGCTGCGCTTGATCTCGCCGAGCACGGCCTTCAGACGTTCCTCGAACTCGCCGCGGTACTTCGCCCCGGCGAGCAGGCTGCCCATGTCGAGCGCGAAGAGCTGACGCTCCTTCAACCACTCGGGGACGTCGCCGCGTACGATGCGCTGGGCCAGACCCTCGACGATCGCGGTCTTGCCCACGCCCGGCTCGCCGATCAAGACCGGGTTGTTCTTCGTCTTGCGGGACAGGATCCGCACCACGCGCCGGATCTCCTCGTCACGGCCGATCACCGGATCGAGACGGCCCTCACGCGCCTGTTCGACGAGATCCACGCCGAAGCGTTCGAGCGCTTCGTAGGCGTCCTCGGGGGTCGGGCTGGTGACACGTTGGCCGCCGCGGACCTGTTCGACCGCCGCCCGCAGGGACTTCGGCTCGAGGCCGTGGGTACGCAACAGCTCACGCACCGGAGACGCGTCCTCCTCGAGCATCGCGATCAACAGGTGCTCGACCGAGACGTACTCGTCGCGCATCTCGCCAGCGATGCGCTGGGCCGCCACCAGGACCTTCTGCAGATCCTGGGCGATCACGATGCGCCCCGGTTCGACCCCGGGTCCGCTCAGGTGCGGTTTCGACTCGAGGGACCGGCGCACCTGCTGGGCCAGCGCTTCGGGAACGAGCCCGCCCCGCTGCAGCAGACGGGGCACCAGGCCCTGCTCCTGATCGAGCAGTCCCAGCAGGAGGTGCTCGGTCGCGGTTTCGGGGTGGGAGTTCTCGATCGCCAGCGACTGGGCCGCGGCCAGTGCTTCCTGCGACTTCTGGGTGAGGCGGGACAGATCCATTCGGGGTCCTCCAGATCGCGTTGCGGCGTACACGACGACGCCGGCCGGCTGTCGCCGGGCGTGGACGGACTCGCTGTGAAATGGATCCGGTGCAACCAGACGGTAGCCGTGCACGTTTCCGCGCGCAAGGGCGGTGGTCCGCCTCAGCGACCTCCGAACGTGGAGCCGCCCGACGGGACTCCGTCTCCCCGGGGGCCTCCTTCACGGTGGCACTGGAGACAACCCTTGCCCCGATCGTGTCCCTGCGTGTCGTGACACTTCACGCAGAGCTGGCGTTGCGCCGGATCCGGGTAGGGACTCGGGATCGGATACGACCCCGACACCGCTCCGTCCTCGGACAGCGTGTGCACGCGGAAGTCCCACCGTCCCGCGGCCGGTGCGGACGTGGCATGCGCGCGATGGCAGGTCATGCAGCTCAACCGGCTGCTCGCCCGTGGCCCCGACGTCGAGAAGCGATCGGCATCGCCGTCCTCGAAGGGCACCTCGGGGATGTACGAGCGCGCGGCGTTGCCGCCATCCGGATTCGCATCGCCGTCGTAGGCGTCGTAGTACAACGCCATGTCGCGCCCGAGGGGCTCGTCCACGGGATGCTCGAAGCCCTCGCCGGCGATTCCCTCGTGATAGTTCGACCCGTGGCAGTTCCCGCACCATGCCGTCCAGCCCGCCCGGTAGGCCGTGTGCTCGCCCGGACTCTCGGCCACTCCGCGCCGGGCATCCAGTCCCTCGGCCTCGGGTGCGTCGTCGGAGAAGACGAAGGCACCGCCCTGTACCGGCCCTGCGTCGTGCAGCATGCGGAAGTTCTGGTTGCCGTGCGGATCGTGGCAGCTCGTGCAACCCAGGGACGCACTGGGGAAGCCACCACCGGGGGCGGTGATCCATCGGCTGTCGGCGGTCAGTCCCGACCCCGGTGCCACCACGTTGTGCCCGGCCGCGTGCCCCGGAATGGACCTCGCAGGACCCGTGGGTCCGTCGTTGAGTTCGTCCTCGAGCAGGAACACGAAGTCCCCGGCGCCGACTTCCGGTCCCGGCAGGAGTACCGAGGTCCCCAGGACCGAGCCCGCACCCTCGCCGTGGCAGAGCAGGCAGGTGTCGGTGGCCGATCCCGCGCGCAGGAGCTCGCCCTGGACGGGGACGGGAGAGCCGTCCTCGGACCGATGCACCACGTGGCAGCCGCCACAGCTGGCGACTCCGCCTTCGTGGAACCCGGCGGCGGCCGCCGATGGCAGGAGCACGGCGAGCGCGACCAGGACGGACAGGGCTGCGGGCGGAATTCGGTCGGACATCGGCCGTAGCGTGCTCGGGGGGACGGGAGCCCACGGCTCGAAGTGTACCAGGGACACGCCGTGATTCTCGTGCAGCTTTGTGATCCGCCCCCGGGACGACGCCGAGCCGCGGCCGAGCCTCACCCGCCGAGGACCACCACGCGCACGAGCAGACCCTGGAAGACCTGCGCTTCTTCGGCACCCAGCGCCGTCGACACCGACCACCCCACGCTCAGCGATTGTCCCGTGGGGAAGCGCCACCGTACTCCGGGTTCGGCGCGCAGGAAACCAGCGTTGCCGTCGAGTGCCTCGAAGCGCGCCGGTCCATCGGGGGCCGAAGAGGTTCCCGCGAACTGCAGCCCACCTCCGGTCGAACAGAACAGGGAAAGCCGTCCGTCGGAGGTCAGGGGGATCGCGGGATCGATGCGGAGTCCCAGACGGAAGGCGATGAAATCGGCACCGTCGTCGGCCGACCACAGGACGTCGAAATCGACCGTGGGCACCCAGACGGACCGGAGGGCGGGCCGGACACCCAGGCCGGCTGCCCAGATCCTGGTGTCCACGTCGTCGGGCGTGACGACGTCGAGGACACGACCGCTCGCCGAGGTGGTGAGCGCGACCTGCCCCGCCGCATCGGCATGCACGGCGACCACGAGCACGAGAAGGATCAGCACACGACGCACGAGAACTCCGCGGGGGTCGAGGACGGCGCGGCGCGTGACCGCCCTCGGGCGTGCCGCGGACCCGCTCGACTACGATGCATGCCCGGAACCCCGAGAGCAACCCCGGGGATCCGAACTCAGCCGTTTC contains:
- a CDS encoding Clp protease N-terminal domain-containing protein, whose amino-acid sequence is MDLSRLTQKSQEALAAAQSLAIENSHPETATEHLLLGLLDQEQGLVPRLLQRGGLVPEALAQQVRRSLESKPHLSGPGVEPGRIVIAQDLQKVLVAAQRIAGEMRDEYVSVEHLLIAMLEEDASPVRELLRTHGLEPKSLRAAVEQVRGGQRVTSPTPEDAYEALERFGVDLVEQAREGRLDPVIGRDEEIRRVVRILSRKTKNNPVLIGEPGVGKTAIVEGLAQRIVRGDVPEWLKERQLFALDMGSLLAGAKYRGEFEERLKAVLGEIKRSEGRILLFIDELHNIVGAGKTEGSPDAGNMLKPMLARGELHCIGATTLDEYRQRIEKDAALERRFQPVQVDAPTVEDTVSILRGLRERYELHHGVRIQDAALVAAATLSHRYITDRFLPDKAI
- a CDS encoding cytochrome c3 family protein — its product is MSDRIPPAALSVLVALAVLLPSAAAAGFHEGGVASCGGCHVVHRSEDGSPVPVQGELLRAGSATDTCLLCHGEGAGSVLGTSVLLPGPEVGAGDFVFLLEDELNDGPTGPARSIPGHAAGHNVVAPGSGLTADSRWITAPGGGFPSASLGCTSCHDPHGNQNFRMLHDAGPVQGGAFVFSDDAPEAEGLDARRGVAESPGEHTAYRAGWTAWCGNCHGSNYHEGIAGEGFEHPVDEPLGRDMALYYDAYDGDANPDGGNAARSYIPEVPFEDGDADRFSTSGPRASSRLSCMTCHRAHATSAPAAGRWDFRVHTLSEDGAVSGSYPIPSPYPDPAQRQLCVKCHDTQGHDRGKGCLQCHREGGPRGDGVPSGGSTFGGR